A window of Metabacillus sp. B2-18 contains these coding sequences:
- the gpr gene encoding GPR endopeptidase, translating to MGKSLDLSNYSVRTDLAVEARAMYLEQNEVENSSDISGVVIKEWDEEGVSISSLDIDEEGSKIVGKKAGKYLTLEVQGIRQKDTELQEKVIDVFANLFSQFLTDINIPKDASCLVVGLGNWNVTPDALGPLAVENLLITRHLFKLQPENVEEGFRPVSALAPGVMGLTGIETSDIISGVIEQSKPDFVIAIDALAARSIERVNTTIQISDTGIHPGSGVGNKRKALSKETFGIPVIAIGIPTVVDAVSITSDTIDYILKHFGRELNEGNKPSRSLTPAGMNFGERRVLTDEDLPSDEHRQQFLGIVGGLEEDEKRKLIHEVLSPLGHNLMVTPKEVDMFIDDMANVIASGLNSALHQQVDQDNSGAYTH from the coding sequence ATGGGTAAATCATTAGATTTAAGTAATTATTCTGTTCGAACAGATTTAGCTGTAGAAGCAAGGGCGATGTATCTTGAGCAAAACGAAGTAGAAAATTCATCAGATATATCTGGTGTTGTTATAAAGGAATGGGACGAAGAAGGAGTTAGTATTTCTTCATTGGATATAGATGAGGAAGGGTCAAAAATTGTTGGGAAAAAGGCTGGTAAATATTTAACTTTGGAAGTACAGGGAATTAGACAGAAGGATACTGAACTACAAGAAAAAGTTATAGATGTTTTTGCAAATTTATTTAGTCAATTTCTAACAGATATTAATATCCCAAAGGATGCTAGCTGTTTAGTTGTTGGATTAGGAAATTGGAATGTCACACCTGATGCACTTGGTCCATTAGCAGTTGAAAATCTATTAATCACAAGACATTTATTCAAATTACAGCCGGAAAATGTAGAAGAAGGCTTCCGTCCTGTAAGTGCATTAGCACCCGGTGTGATGGGATTAACGGGTATTGAAACGAGTGATATTATCTCAGGAGTCATTGAGCAATCAAAACCTGATTTTGTCATTGCGATTGATGCCTTAGCGGCTAGATCAATTGAACGAGTAAATACAACGATTCAAATTTCAGATACAGGCATCCACCCTGGTTCTGGAGTTGGAAATAAACGAAAAGCACTAAGTAAAGAAACATTTGGTATTCCTGTTATTGCGATCGGTATTCCAACAGTAGTTGATGCTGTTTCAATTACAAGTGATACGATTGACTATATTTTAAAGCATTTTGGTAGAGAGTTAAATGAAGGAAATAAACCGTCTAGGTCGTTAACACCAGCAGGAATGAACTTTGGAGAACGTCGAGTACTAACAGATGAAGATTTACCAAGTGATGAGCACCGTCAACAATTTTTAGGAATAGTCGGAGGTCTTGAAGAAGACGAAAAAAGGAAGCTTATACATGAAGTTTTATCACCGCTTGGGCATAATTTAATGGTCACGCCGAAGGAAGTTGATATGTTCATTGATGATATGGCGAATGTTATTGCTAGTGGGTTGAATTCTGCACTTCATCAGCAGGTTGATCAAGATAATTCAGGTGCTTATACGCACTAG
- the rpsT gene encoding 30S ribosomal protein S20: MPNIKSAIKRVKTSNERNAHNSAIKSTMRTAIKKVDALVLNNDADNAKAALVEANKQIDKAAQSGLVHKNTAARYKSRLAKAVNGLTA; the protein is encoded by the coding sequence ATGCCAAATATTAAATCTGCAATCAAGCGTGTTAAAACTAGCAATGAGCGTAATGCACATAACTCTGCTATTAAATCTACAATGCGTACTGCAATTAAAAAAGTAGATGCTTTAGTTTTAAATAACGATGCTGATAACGCAAAAGCTGCACTTGTTGAAGCTAACAAGCAAATCGATAAAGCTGCACAAAGTGGTTTAGTTCATAAAAACACTGCTGCTCGCTACAAATCTCGTTTAGCGAAAGCTGTTAACGGATTAACTGCATAA
- the holA gene encoding DNA polymerase III subunit delta: protein MIFNVWKDIQKKNIQPVYLLVGEESFLMQETLRHIVQASLLEEEKDFNLSVYDMEETPVETAIEDAETLPFMGEKRVVIIKNPVFLTSEKKKEKLEHRVEKLEQYINSPAPYTIVVFVAPYEKLDERKKITKLLKKQSAVIEMKSLSDDEAIKWMLNVAQEQRVELDKDAVEQLLVLTAGDLMAIHQELQKLSTYVGEGGLISVGTVNLLVARTLEQNIFDLIEHVIYRRSKEALQIFYDLLKNNEEPIKILSLLVTQFRLILQVKELSTVGYGQQQIASTVKVHPFRVKLALQQARLFQTEELAHILMELAEADYEMKTGKKDKQLLLELFLLKLFKND, encoded by the coding sequence ATGATTTTTAATGTATGGAAAGATATTCAGAAAAAAAATATACAACCAGTTTATCTATTAGTTGGAGAAGAGTCATTTTTGATGCAGGAAACACTCCGTCATATCGTACAAGCTTCTCTTTTGGAGGAGGAGAAGGATTTTAATTTATCTGTATATGATATGGAAGAAACACCAGTGGAAACGGCAATTGAGGATGCTGAAACGTTACCATTTATGGGAGAAAAGCGGGTTGTAATTATAAAAAATCCAGTCTTTTTAACAAGTGAAAAGAAAAAAGAAAAGCTTGAACACCGTGTTGAAAAGCTTGAACAATACATAAACTCTCCTGCTCCTTATACGATCGTTGTGTTTGTTGCACCATATGAAAAATTAGATGAGCGAAAAAAAATTACAAAATTGCTGAAAAAGCAATCTGCTGTAATCGAAATGAAATCACTGTCTGATGATGAAGCAATAAAGTGGATGCTGAACGTGGCACAAGAACAAAGAGTAGAGTTAGACAAAGATGCAGTGGAACAATTGCTTGTGTTAACTGCTGGTGATCTAATGGCTATTCATCAAGAGCTACAGAAGCTTAGCACTTATGTTGGTGAAGGTGGACTCATTTCAGTTGGAACAGTAAATTTATTAGTGGCACGCACCTTAGAGCAAAACATTTTTGATTTAATTGAGCATGTTATTTACCGAAGAAGCAAAGAGGCCTTACAAATATTTTATGATTTATTAAAAAATAATGAAGAACCTATTAAAATTCTTTCTTTACTTGTTACACAATTTCGCTTAATTCTTCAAGTGAAAGAGCTGTCAACTGTTGGTTATGGTCAACAGCAGATCGCTTCGACAGTTAAAGTTCATCCATTTAGAGTAAAACTTGCATTACAACAGGCTCGACTATTTCAGACAGAGGAATTGGCACATATTTTAATGGAGCTTGCAGAGGCTGATTATGAAATGAAAACAGGGAAAAAAGATAAACAACTTTTACTAGAGTTGTTTTTGTTAAAATTATTTAAAAATGATTAA
- a CDS encoding YqzM family protein: protein MNEFEKNVQSKRNDAIDSGVGFVVSFGFFATIFIIATVVKLISA from the coding sequence GTGAACGAATTTGAAAAGAACGTCCAAAGTAAACGTAATGATGCTATTGATTCAGGTGTGGGATTCGTTGTTTCATTTGGATTTTTCGCGACAATTTTCATCATTGCGACTGTTGTTAAATTAATCTCTGCTTAA
- a CDS encoding DNA internalization-related competence protein ComEC/Rec2: MGRFHFHPLSIFFTIAFLIYLQLKFKSFLSFLGLIVIFVYLSTYFYTEFQNQTKLNEGDYQTTGTVYSTPEIDGNYMKGIIQTELEEKVTFSYSIKSFEEKNSLQELQSGDICVLKGELVVPKSPTMPNAFDYKQYLHDNHIHWEFRITDIQRCHASDLNVMSLLQKYREKGLNLIEEKFPSSSEGIVQALIFGERRLLDEKVEVAYQKLGIVHLLAISGLHVGLLVGGVYFLFIYFGVTHENSKKILIILLPIYMILTGGSPSVIRASFMVILYFITSLVHKKFTATDVISFTCLVLLLLNPYYLFQVGFQLSYIVSLGLLLSSKLITLFSNAFVRLFIVSTVAQLCAMPLMLFHFFEVSLISLPLNMVFVPFYSICILPLSILATVVISFSSTLGMPLVSLLHIILGYSHHLVLNAADISFTTLTTGKPSLLFIIFYCIATLVLFLRFEKNPTFKSLYKPFCGLLLLFFIHLHLSYINPHGRVMVINVGQGDSIFIQLPFNKGNFLIDTGGKITFPSEDWELRKNVYSIAEDTTIPYLKSIGVTKLNGLFLSHGDLDHIGEALIFINEVNVEELVIPKGFIRGELESEIVEKAKRKKMNIRVVEAGDQLLYKDFMFHILSPSALTESKNDDSMVLLAEIGGLKWLFTGDAEMKSEERIISTYPNLKADVLKVGHHGSRGSTSDQLLDHLNPSIAIISAGYQNRYQHPHDEVMEKLMSRKISIFRTDLQGGILYEFNGNAGTFFTYPPYDEVK; the protein is encoded by the coding sequence ATGGGACGGTTTCATTTCCACCCGTTATCTATCTTCTTTACAATAGCCTTTCTTATTTATCTCCAATTAAAGTTTAAATCCTTTCTCAGTTTTCTTGGTTTGATTGTTATTTTCGTCTATCTCTCCACCTATTTTTACACAGAATTTCAAAATCAAACTAAGCTGAATGAAGGAGATTATCAAACTACGGGCACGGTATACTCTACCCCAGAAATAGATGGAAATTATATGAAAGGAATAATTCAAACTGAATTAGAGGAGAAAGTTACTTTTTCCTATTCAATCAAGTCATTTGAAGAAAAAAACTCATTACAGGAATTACAATCTGGTGATATTTGTGTTTTAAAAGGTGAATTAGTAGTACCCAAATCCCCAACAATGCCTAACGCATTTGACTATAAACAATATCTTCATGACAACCATATCCATTGGGAGTTTCGGATAACAGATATTCAAAGATGTCACGCAAGCGATTTAAACGTGATGTCTCTTCTTCAAAAGTATCGAGAAAAAGGACTAAATCTAATTGAGGAAAAATTTCCGAGTTCGTCTGAAGGAATCGTGCAAGCCCTCATTTTTGGCGAAAGGCGTTTACTTGATGAAAAAGTAGAAGTGGCTTACCAGAAATTAGGTATTGTCCATTTGTTGGCAATATCAGGCTTGCATGTTGGTTTATTAGTTGGAGGAGTATATTTCCTTTTCATTTATTTTGGTGTAACACATGAAAATTCAAAGAAAATTTTGATTATATTGCTTCCGATATATATGATTTTAACTGGTGGCTCACCATCCGTTATACGAGCATCCTTTATGGTTATACTTTATTTCATTACGAGTCTTGTTCATAAAAAATTTACTGCAACAGATGTGATCAGTTTTACATGTTTAGTTTTACTTTTGCTTAATCCATACTATTTGTTTCAAGTTGGTTTTCAATTATCATATATTGTAAGCCTTGGATTATTACTTTCATCAAAATTAATCACATTGTTTTCTAATGCTTTTGTAAGGCTGTTTATTGTATCAACTGTTGCTCAACTTTGTGCAATGCCCCTAATGTTGTTTCATTTTTTTGAGGTATCACTCATTAGTTTACCTTTGAATATGGTCTTTGTCCCTTTTTATTCAATATGTATCTTACCTTTATCGATTTTAGCAACTGTTGTGATTTCATTTTCATCAACACTTGGAATGCCATTGGTTTCATTATTACACATTATTTTAGGTTATTCTCATCATCTTGTCTTAAATGCTGCTGATATATCTTTTACCACACTCACAACTGGAAAACCTTCACTACTTTTTATTATCTTCTATTGTATTGCTACACTTGTTTTATTCCTTCGTTTTGAAAAGAATCCTACATTTAAGTCTTTGTATAAACCATTTTGTGGATTGCTCCTTCTTTTTTTCATACATTTACATCTATCATATATAAATCCTCATGGAAGAGTTATGGTGATCAATGTTGGACAAGGTGACTCGATTTTTATTCAACTTCCATTCAATAAAGGGAACTTTTTGATTGATACGGGTGGTAAAATTACTTTTCCTTCTGAAGACTGGGAGTTAAGGAAGAATGTTTATTCAATTGCTGAAGATACAACAATCCCCTACTTAAAGTCAATAGGGGTAACAAAACTTAATGGATTATTTTTATCGCATGGCGACTTGGATCATATTGGAGAAGCCTTGATTTTCATAAATGAAGTTAATGTGGAGGAACTCGTTATACCTAAAGGATTTATAAGAGGAGAGCTTGAAAGTGAGATTGTTGAAAAGGCGAAAAGGAAGAAAATGAATATTAGAGTTGTTGAAGCTGGAGATCAATTACTATATAAGGATTTTATGTTTCACATTTTGTCACCCTCTGCATTAACTGAAAGTAAAAATGATGATTCCATGGTATTATTAGCGGAAATAGGTGGCTTAAAATGGTTATTTACAGGGGATGCTGAAATGAAAAGTGAAGAGAGAATAATATCGACATATCCGAATTTAAAAGCAGATGTTTTAAAAGTTGGTCATCATGGAAGCAGAGGTTCAACCTCTGATCAGCTGTTAGATCATTTAAACCCTTCAATTGCGATCATTTCGGCTGGCTATCAAAACCGATATCAACACCCGCATGATGAAGTAATGGAGAAATTGATGAGTAGAAAAATCTCTATTTTTAGAACAGATCTTCAAGGTGGAATTTTATATGAATTTAATGGAAATGCAGGAACGTTTTTTACTTATCCGCCATACGATGAAGTAAAGTGA
- a CDS encoding ComE operon protein 2: MSRISWNQYFMSQSHLLAMRSTCTRLAVGATIVRDKRIIAGGYNGSIAGGVHCSDEGCYVIDNHCVRTVHAEMNALLQCAKFGVPTDGAEIYVTHFPCLQCCKALIQAGIKTVYYAVDYKNHPYAVELFQQANVKVEHVNLENTSIENKNKEKEAFVFELLDKLEKTQKSEELHRLKEEAKSLFS, translated from the coding sequence ATGAGTCGAATATCCTGGAATCAATATTTTATGTCACAAAGTCATTTGCTAGCTATGAGGAGTACATGTACGAGGCTAGCTGTTGGAGCTACAATCGTTAGAGATAAAAGAATAATAGCGGGTGGTTATAATGGCTCTATAGCAGGTGGTGTGCATTGTTCAGACGAGGGCTGTTATGTTATTGATAATCATTGTGTTAGAACTGTACATGCTGAAATGAATGCATTGCTGCAATGTGCGAAGTTTGGAGTACCAACAGATGGTGCTGAGATATATGTGACTCATTTTCCTTGTCTTCAATGTTGTAAAGCACTTATTCAGGCTGGTATTAAAACTGTATACTATGCGGTTGATTACAAAAACCATCCTTATGCAGTTGAGTTATTTCAACAAGCAAATGTTAAAGTAGAGCATGTTAATCTAGAAAACACATCTATTGAGAACAAAAATAAGGAAAAAGAAGCATTTGTGTTTGAGCTACTGGACAAGCTGGAGAAAACACAGAAGAGCGAAGAGCTACACCGATTAAAAGAGGAAGCTAAATCTTTATTTTCGTAA
- a CDS encoding helix-hairpin-helix domain-containing protein produces the protein MSIIRKYKKWIILLVSLLVITILYYSFFNIQASSELVTANVEGAYIETSESYETSKVEEKISENSEAATIVIDVKGAVQQPGVYEISANARVHEIIEKAGGLSDHADEAAVNLASSLEDGMVVYIPLIGENKENPFQITNENKESSKKININIATSEELQTLSGIGPSKAEAIISYREENGKFKTIEGLLEVSGIGEKSLEKLKEEVTVN, from the coding sequence ATGAGTATCATCCGAAAATACAAAAAATGGATTATCTTATTGGTTAGTTTATTAGTTATAACCATCCTTTATTATTCTTTTTTTAATATCCAAGCCTCATCTGAACTTGTGACAGCAAATGTTGAAGGTGCTTATATTGAAACAAGTGAAAGTTATGAAACAAGCAAGGTTGAGGAGAAAATAAGTGAAAATTCAGAAGCAGCTACCATCGTCATTGATGTAAAAGGGGCCGTTCAACAACCTGGAGTTTATGAAATTTCAGCAAATGCAAGAGTACATGAAATTATTGAAAAAGCTGGAGGATTGAGTGATCACGCTGATGAAGCGGCCGTAAACCTTGCCTCTTCATTAGAAGATGGAATGGTGGTTTATATTCCACTAATCGGTGAAAATAAAGAAAATCCATTTCAAATTACTAATGAAAATAAGGAAAGTTCTAAGAAAATCAATATTAACATAGCAACAAGTGAGGAGCTTCAAACACTATCAGGAATTGGACCTTCAAAGGCTGAAGCTATTATTTCTTATAGAGAAGAAAACGGTAAATTTAAAACGATTGAGGGGTTATTAGAAGTATCAGGTATTGGAGAAAAGTCATTAGAAAAATTAAAAGAAGAAGTTACCGTTAATTAA